Genomic segment of Trichoderma breve strain T069 chromosome 7 map unlocalized scaffold00007, whole genome shotgun sequence:
AGTGGAACAAGTCTCAGTCGAGCTAAGGGAGGTGAACGACACCTCCCAGAATCACGACCAACCGACTTTTGAAGCCGTAACCACAACCAGCATAACAAAAAGGCACAGGTTACTAATAGTAATTTTCATCGTATCTAGCAATATGGTCCAGGTAAGACTCGACTGGCTAATCTCTATCTTAATCTCCTTCTTAATGGGACTAGATGATATCTAACATGGTTGGACTCGCCGCCGGACTTGAGATAAGCAACTCACTGGGCTATGCAACTGGTCCTGGCAAAGCCAACTGGGCCGCCGCGTCCTACCCGTCAGTCCTTACATTCCCAAATTATGCCATTAGGGTAGTTTTTTAACATTAATTCCTGAAGGCTGACGCAAGGTACCTTCGTTCTGATCAGCGGTCGCCTCGGTGCCGTCTACGGCCATCGACATGTCCTCATCGCCGGCGCCGTCTGGTTCGTCATTTGCTCACTCGCAAACGGCTTCTGCAAGACGTTTGTCACTTTCAATGTTGTCCGTGCGCTGTCTGGAATCGGAGGAGCATTAATCATGCCGAACGCTGTTGCTCTGATCAGTACGACAATACCACCTGGAAGATCGAGAAATGTCACGCTGGGATTTTTTGGGGCCTCGGCTCCTATTGGAGGTTACCTTGGTGCTATTTGGGCTGGTATTTTCGTTGAATATGTGGATTGGACGTGGATATTCTTCGGCTTGTAAGTCTGGTTGTGAACCCCCCGTTGGAGATACGTCtaatatacatgtatgtaggGCAATTTTGGGGACATTCGTTTTTGGGATTCTGGCGTTACTTCTCCCAACTGACTCTCCCGTTGACCGAAAAGGGACAATCGATTGGGTCGGCGCATTCCTTGGTACTGGCGGCCTAATTGCTTTCAACATTGCTTGGAAGTGAGTGAAACAGCTCTCTTAGCAAGATATTTCAAAACTAACCTTTTGCAGCCAAGCACCAGCGAGCGGATGGGAAACGCCTTTCGTATCCGTTTTGCTCGTTATATCAGTTGTCATGCTCGCTCTCTTTGGGCTCTGGGGGTCAAGGTTCAGCAAGAATCCCATCATACCACTCGGGATATGGACAGCACCATCCTTTACAGCCGTCATCTTGGTCGTTCTCTTTAGTTTCATGTCCAacggcatcttcctctggtACATGGTGGcatggcttcaacttctGCGTGGTAAAACCATCCTCCAGTTTGGCCTTGAGTGGACTCCATTTGGGATTGTTGCAACAATCGGCACGTTCCTCGCAGCATGGCTGATTCCACGCCTTGCTGCGCAATGGATATTGGCAATTGGTAGCGCTGCCATCTTAGTCGCGAATTTACTCTTGGCTACGATGCCGGTCCAGCAGACGTACTGGGCTCAGGTCTTCCCAGCGACGATATTCATGGCCTTCTGTCCAGACTTTGTCTATGTTGCGGCCCAGATCGTTGCTAGCAACAGTGTCAAACGCAGTCAGCAGGGCATTGCTGCATCTCTCATTGGCACGCTTAACTTGTATGGGAACAGTCTCGGCCTTGGATTTGCGGGGACGATCGAGACGCAGGTGAACAAATACCGGGCTGATCAAGTGCTTGGATACAGGGCTGCGTTGTATTTTGGGGCCGGCATCGCCTTGGTAGCGACCGTGCTGGACTCGCTATTGGTAAGGGTCGTAAAGGATGAGAGGGAAGGATGGACTGATCCGGCGGACGAAGTAGCAATCATGGGGACAGGGTTTGAGGGAGGATTGTCGACGGCTACTGAGAGAATCAGGCGGTGACAGGCTGCCTGCAGAGTTCACACAGGTTCTGAACTTCGGTCTCCGGTCCTCAGCAACTGGCTCTTCCTCCTGTAAGACACATCAAGCGGTACGGCTGGAtgcatcatcgtcgctctACCCCGTATTGTCTTTGCTGTTACATTTTTGATCAGAAGAAACATCATAGCgaatattctttttttttttcctctttaATTTATAGAGTACTTAGATCACGATCATTATGATCATGCATTCCACTTCGTAAATTCTTTTACAGTATGATCCTCTAATTCCGGACAACTAGCTTCTTCTACAATTTCAGAGCGCAGAGTTCTTGGTAACACGAGAATAATTGAATCTTATTATAGCAATCTACCTGTACCTAGATTAGCGCCTCGCTCACTAAAATATAGCGAAGTATCGACCATACCTGGACCGATCAAGGGCCATTTTTAACAATAAAACGGCGTCTTGATACAGTAAAAGCCGAAGCCGGCTATATCGGCAGAGGTCTTAAAGAACGCAAATAATTTTTTCACTTCCACGTGTGCTAGCAGAATTTAGTTAGATACTGGCGATCGTGCTCGTCCAGGTTATTGACGTTATATGGAAACAGTAAATACGCCGTAAGCCGATGTTACGGCCTCTGGCCGAGCAAAGACGACAACGCTACCTAACAGAGGTGAGTCGTATATGAACTTACACATCTGAGTTGTGAGATTTTACCGCTCTTTGGGTTCAACACATACTTCATTTATCCGTACACCGACATTTTAGgttattttctctctctgtcatTCTCATTGTTTACTTCATTTCAAATAATACAGAGCCGTCATCGGAGGAGTTGACTAAGGTTATCTAAACCCCGCGGAGAttgcatactcgtacatgcattTTCATGTTCTTGCAccctcaatctcctctggGTTGAGTTGTCGTGTGCCATTATGAATCGTCTTCAAGTCGACAGCCACCGCTTACGCGAAACCGCTCATTGGCTTTACCATGAGTCTGGGCTTCGCTCCGTCAATATCACCGGCCGTGATGCATGGTTGATCATCCTGGCACGAACATGTCGCATGTTTGCCTTTGGAGGAACGTCGCTCATCATGGCGCTCTTTTTCACTACCTTGGGCTTTAGTGATCCCCAGCTCGGACTTTTCATGTCAATGACGCTGGCTGGAGACACCGTGCTCTCCTTTCTGCTCACCTTTATGGCGGACAGCCTGGGTAGACGTCGCGTTTTCTT
This window contains:
- a CDS encoding major facilitator superfamily domain-containing protein, whose amino-acid sequence is MVQMISNMVGLAAGLEISNSLGYATGPGKANWAAASYPLTQGTFVLISGRLGAVYGHRHVLIAGAVWFVICSLANGFCKTFVTFNVVRALSGIGGALIMPNAVALISTTIPPGRSRNVTLGFFGASAPIGGYLGAIWAGIFVEYVDWTWIFFGLAILGTFVFGILALLLPTDSPVDRKGTIDWVGAFLGTGGLIAFNIAWNQAPASGWETPFVSVLLVISVVMLALFGLWGSRFSKNPIIPLGIWTAPSFTAVILVVLFSFMSNGIFLWYMVAWLQLLRGKTILQFGLEWTPFGIVATIGTFLAAWLIPRLAAQWILAIGSAAILVANLLLATMPVQQTYWAQVFPATIFMAFCPDFVYVAAQIVASNSVKRSQQGIAASLIGTLNLYGNSLGLGFAGTIETQVNKYRADQVLGYRAALYFGAGIALVATVLDSLLVRVVKDEREGWTDPADEVAIMGTGFEGGLSTATERIRR